In the Plasmodium yoelii strain 17X genome assembly, chromosome: 3 genome, one interval contains:
- a CDS encoding DNA-directed RNA polymerase III subunit RPC10, putative, translated as MAFFCPNCHNIVLVHVENGVYLYCKTCNFKYKIKNKIYNKYDCKEFNKTIPLDAVDMNNKNMSKTQAICPKCTHDEAYFYSLQIRSADEPSTLFYICVNCNYHWKE; from the exons ATGGCTTTTTTTTGTCCAAATTGTCACAATATTGTTTTAGTTCATGTTGAAAATGGAGTATACCTTTACTGTAAAACatgtaattttaaatataaaataaaaaataaaatatacaacaAATATGATTGCAAAGAGTTTAACAAAACAATTCCCTTGGATGCTGTagatatgaataataaaaatatgtccAAAACACAAG ctATATGCCCAAAATGCACACATGATGAAGCCTATTTTTACAGTTTGCAAATAAGATCAGCAGATGAACCCAGTacacttttttatatttgcgTTAATTGCAATTATCATTGGAAGGAATAA